From the genome of Streptococcus marmotae, one region includes:
- a CDS encoding F0F1 ATP synthase subunit C, whose product MDVSALALGVACLGVSVGEGLLVASYLSSTARQPELQSKLMTGVFMGVAFIEGTFFVTLAMTLFLRG is encoded by the coding sequence ATGGATGTATCTGCATTAGCTTTAGGTGTTGCCTGTTTAGGTGTTAGTGTTGGTGAGGGATTACTGGTTGCAAGCTATCTTAGTTCAACAGCACGTCAACCTGAATTACAAAGCAAACTAATGACAGGAGTATTCATGGGCGTAGCCTTCATTGAGGGTACTTTCTTCGTAACCCTTGCGATGACATTGTTCTTGCGTGGATAA
- a CDS encoding F0F1 ATP synthase subunit delta, with protein MNARETALVQKYAQSFVDKVYDREDVWTIYDQISAILTVIQDSKLNRILLSATVSHAEKAEFVHAIRQSTYREVNDMIEAVARDGHADLLVETLEAALRLISKSKQEFDAHIVSVYPLTEEQKEKVRHLVENRFSLKVRHIIEEIDREVLGGFIVTVNHKVIDASVRTQLKEIRNRL; from the coding sequence ATGAATGCTAGAGAAACTGCCTTGGTGCAAAAATATGCTCAATCATTCGTTGATAAGGTATATGATCGCGAGGATGTCTGGACGATTTATGACCAAATCTCGGCTATTCTCACGGTTATTCAAGATAGTAAATTAAATCGAATTCTCTTATCTGCAACGGTTTCTCATGCTGAAAAGGCTGAATTTGTTCATGCGATTCGCCAATCAACCTACCGAGAAGTCAATGACATGATTGAAGCTGTAGCGCGTGACGGTCATGCTGATTTGCTCGTTGAAACGCTAGAAGCAGCCCTGCGGTTGATCAGCAAGAGCAAGCAAGAGTTTGATGCCCATATTGTATCTGTCTATCCATTGACAGAGGAACAAAAAGAAAAGGTGCGTCATCTGGTAGAAAATCGTTTTTCGTTGAAAGTTCGTCATATTATAGAAGAAATTGACAGAGAAGTTTTGGGTGGCTTTATCGTAACAGTCAACCACAAGGTTATCGATGCCAGTGTGCGGACGCAATTGAAAGAAATTCGAAATAGACTTTAG
- the ligA gene encoding NAD-dependent DNA ligase LigA — MKDRMNDLVNQLNQYADAYYRLDRPVVSDAEYDQLYRELVELEEAHPDLVLPNSPSHRVGGKLLDGFSKYQHEYPLYSLQDAFSFEELETFDRRIRKEFPNATYICELKIDGLSISLTYEAGQLVVGATRGDGNIGENITENLKRVQDIPLTLPEDLDITVRGECYMPKASFDRINQIRQEAGEVEFANPRNAAAGTLRQLDTRIVAKRGLATFLYQEASPTEADSQSHVLDKLTKLGFVTNQDYHLAETIQDVWDFIQDLASRRETLPYDIDGVVIKVNNLTIQDELGFTIKAPRWAIAYKFPAEEKEAEILSVDWTVGRTGVVTPTANLTPVQLAGTTVSRATLHNVDYIAEKDIRLHDTVIVYKAGDIIPAVLSVVEAKRDQQEPLIIPRDCPSCQGELRHYEDEVALRCINPLCPAQLKSKLEHFASRDAMNIAGLGSSIVEKLFSANLVHDVADIYRLSVEDLLTLEGFKEKSATKLHQAIQASKTHSAERLLFGLGIRHVGSKASKILLETFTSIPNLAKADLEEIATLEGIGAVIAQSVTSYFASEGAKVLVAELELLGVNLTYLGHSLATDALLSGMTIVLTGKLERLKRSEAKAKLESLGATVTGSVSKKTDLVVAGSDAGSKLTKAQELGIEVKDEAWLESL, encoded by the coding sequence ATGAAAGATAGAATGAATGACTTAGTAAATCAGCTGAATCAATATGCAGATGCTTACTACCGATTAGACCGTCCAGTTGTCTCAGATGCTGAATATGATCAGCTCTATCGCGAATTGGTGGAGCTAGAGGAAGCACATCCTGATCTGGTCTTGCCAAACAGTCCTAGTCATCGTGTGGGTGGGAAACTCTTAGACGGTTTTAGCAAATACCAGCACGAATACCCTTTGTACAGCTTACAAGACGCCTTTTCCTTTGAAGAATTGGAAACCTTTGACCGCCGTATTCGTAAGGAATTTCCAAATGCAACCTATATTTGTGAATTAAAAATTGATGGCTTATCGATTTCGCTGACCTATGAGGCTGGTCAGTTGGTTGTAGGAGCTACTCGTGGAGATGGCAATATCGGTGAAAATATCACAGAAAATCTCAAACGAGTACAGGATATTCCCCTAACATTACCAGAAGACCTTGATATAACTGTCCGTGGCGAATGCTATATGCCCAAGGCTTCGTTTGATCGCATCAATCAGATTCGTCAAGAAGCTGGAGAAGTAGAATTTGCCAATCCACGAAATGCAGCAGCAGGGACCTTGCGCCAATTGGATACCAGAATCGTAGCTAAACGTGGTCTTGCGACCTTTTTATACCAAGAAGCCAGTCCGACAGAAGCAGATAGTCAGTCCCATGTTCTTGATAAATTGACCAAGCTAGGTTTTGTAACCAATCAGGATTACCATTTGGCAGAGACGATTCAAGATGTCTGGGACTTTATCCAAGACTTGGCTAGTCGGAGAGAGACCTTGCCCTATGACATTGACGGTGTTGTGATTAAGGTCAATAATCTGACTATTCAAGATGAATTAGGCTTTACGATTAAGGCACCGCGCTGGGCAATTGCCTATAAATTTCCTGCTGAAGAAAAAGAAGCAGAGATTCTATCGGTGGACTGGACAGTCGGTCGGACGGGCGTTGTAACCCCGACGGCTAATTTGACACCTGTTCAATTGGCAGGGACTACTGTGAGTCGTGCGACCTTGCACAATGTGGATTACATTGCTGAAAAAGATATTCGCCTGCATGATACGGTCATTGTCTATAAAGCGGGGGATATTATTCCAGCGGTTTTATCGGTTGTGGAAGCAAAGCGAGATCAGCAAGAACCCCTGATCATTCCAAGAGACTGTCCGAGTTGCCAGGGTGAGTTGAGGCACTATGAGGACGAGGTTGCTCTCCGTTGCATCAATCCACTTTGTCCTGCCCAGTTAAAAAGTAAATTAGAGCATTTTGCCAGTCGTGATGCCATGAATATTGCAGGGCTTGGCAGTTCGATTGTAGAAAAACTCTTTTCTGCCAATCTAGTCCATGATGTGGCAGATATTTACCGCCTATCTGTTGAGGATTTATTGACCTTAGAAGGCTTTAAAGAGAAGTCGGCCACAAAACTGCATCAAGCGATTCAGGCTTCAAAGACCCATTCGGCAGAGCGACTTTTGTTTGGCTTAGGCATTCGTCATGTCGGCAGCAAGGCTAGTAAGATCTTATTAGAAACCTTTACCTCGATTCCCAATCTTGCCAAAGCTGATTTGGAGGAGATTGCAACACTTGAAGGAATAGGAGCTGTTATTGCCCAGTCTGTAACGAGTTATTTTGCAAGCGAAGGGGCTAAGGTCTTAGTAGCAGAATTGGAACTGCTAGGAGTCAATCTTACCTACCTTGGTCACAGTCTTGCAACAGATGCTCTCTTATCTGGTATGACCATTGTCTTGACTGGAAAATTAGAGCGCCTCAAGCGGAGCGAGGCCAAGGCTAAACTGGAGAGTTTGGGAGCGACTGTTACAGGATCTGTCTCGAAAAAAACAGATCTTGTAGTAGCAGGTAGTGATGCAGGCAGTAAATTAACAAAGGCACAAGAATTGGGCATTGAGGTAAAAGACGAGGCCTGGTTAGAAAGTCTATAG
- the atpF gene encoding F0F1 ATP synthase subunit B: protein MITGLSINSTMLGNFILVTASFAVLIVAIRLFAWDKITGIFEERAAKISGDIDAAEEKLAEASDLVQQREQELAQGRVEGQKIVQDAVDRAKLEKKRILEQAEVEIEALKKKADLEIEAEKREAQEKLHIQVADLAVDLASKIILEDLDQQAHSELISRYIDRLGEE from the coding sequence ATGATTACAGGACTAAGTATAAATAGTACCATGCTTGGTAATTTTATTCTGGTTACGGCTTCTTTTGCCGTATTGATTGTGGCAATTCGCCTCTTCGCATGGGATAAAATTACAGGTATTTTTGAAGAACGTGCTGCGAAAATTTCAGGAGATATTGATGCAGCAGAAGAAAAATTAGCAGAAGCCTCAGATCTTGTTCAACAACGAGAACAGGAGTTGGCACAAGGCCGTGTAGAAGGACAAAAGATTGTTCAAGATGCTGTTGACCGTGCAAAGCTAGAGAAAAAACGCATTTTGGAACAAGCTGAAGTGGAGATCGAAGCCTTGAAAAAGAAAGCCGATTTGGAAATTGAAGCTGAGAAGCGAGAAGCTCAGGAGAAATTGCACATTCAAGTTGCCGATTTGGCAGTTGATTTGGCGAGCAAAATTATCTTAGAGGATTTGGATCAGCAAGCGCATAGCGAATTGATTAGTCGCTATATTGATAGGCTAGGAGAAGAATAA
- a CDS encoding SPJ_0845 family protein, with protein MAVTYKRQDDLEKMLEEFASFDALEKVEFPDPKPPKETKDQKSAEK; from the coding sequence ATGGCTGTTACATACAAGCGACAAGATGATTTAGAAAAAATGTTAGAAGAATTTGCTTCTTTTGACGCACTCGAAAAAGTGGAATTTCCAGACCCCAAACCCCCAAAAGAAACAAAAGACCAGAAATCTGCAGAAAAGTAG
- the atpB gene encoding F0F1 ATP synthase subunit A has product MEGTAAPTITLGPVTFDVTMVIVTMVTITIIFLLVFWASRSMTLKPKGKQNVLEYVYELTINFTKGNLGDIESKRYALYFFTLFLFLLLANNLGLMTKLESSEGVNFWTSPTSNMAYDFGLAIMAVVFCHVEGIRRQGFKNYLKAFVTPWAMAPMNILEEVTNVASLALRLYGNIFAGEILVTLLVQMSQKSAFAYPIAFLLNVIWTGFSVFISCLQAYVFVMLVSMYLNKKIQGEGE; this is encoded by the coding sequence GTGGAAGGAACTGCAGCTCCAACAATTACTCTAGGTCCTGTAACCTTTGATGTAACCATGGTCATTGTTACAATGGTTACGATTACCATTATATTTTTACTTGTATTTTGGGCCAGTCGCAGCATGACGTTGAAGCCAAAGGGCAAGCAAAATGTATTGGAATACGTCTATGAGTTGACAATCAATTTTACAAAAGGAAATTTGGGTGATATCGAGTCAAAGAGATATGCTCTTTACTTCTTTACACTCTTTCTATTTCTCTTGCTAGCAAATAATTTAGGACTGATGACAAAATTAGAATCATCAGAGGGTGTGAATTTCTGGACTTCTCCAACCTCTAATATGGCTTATGACTTTGGTTTGGCCATTATGGCAGTTGTTTTCTGTCACGTAGAAGGGATTCGTCGCCAAGGGTTTAAAAATTATTTAAAAGCTTTTGTAACCCCTTGGGCAATGGCTCCGATGAATATTTTGGAAGAAGTGACGAACGTAGCTTCTCTTGCACTTCGTTTGTACGGAAATATCTTTGCCGGTGAAATTTTGGTAACCCTATTGGTACAGATGTCACAAAAAAGTGCGTTTGCTTATCCCATTGCCTTCCTATTGAATGTCATCTGGACTGGTTTTTCGGTCTTTATTTCCTGCTTACAAGCCTATGTGTTTGTGATGCTGGTTTCGATGTATTTAAATAAGAAAATTCAAGGTGAAGGTGAATAG
- a CDS encoding diacylglycerol kinase family lipid kinase has translation MEQRKRARLIYNPVSGQEIMKKNVAEVLHILEGFGYETSAFQTSPEQDSAKNEATRAAEAGFDLVIAAGGDGTINEVVNGLAFLPKRPQMAIIPTGTTNDYARALKIPRGNPVEAAKVIGKQQTILMDIGLAKNQQSGDNYFINIAAAGTLTELTYSVPSQLKTIFGYLAYVVKGAELLPQVQFTPVRVAYDEGVFEGKISMIFVALTNSIGGFEQIVPDAKLDDGMFTLIMVKTGNLFEILHLIRLVIDGGKHVDSDKIEYIKTRQLTIESLDSDNRMMLNLDGEYGGDAPVELINLANHIEFFADTDKVADEAITLDTDELNREDMTKRFIAETDQLDESI, from the coding sequence ATGGAACAAAGAAAACGAGCGCGATTGATTTATAATCCTGTTTCCGGTCAGGAAATTATGAAGAAAAATGTAGCAGAAGTACTGCACATTTTAGAAGGTTTTGGCTATGAAACCTCTGCTTTTCAAACAAGTCCTGAACAAGATTCAGCGAAAAATGAAGCGACCAGAGCAGCTGAAGCAGGTTTTGACTTGGTGATTGCTGCTGGCGGAGATGGAACGATTAACGAAGTGGTGAATGGGCTTGCCTTTCTCCCCAAACGTCCGCAGATGGCCATTATTCCAACTGGCACAACCAATGATTACGCAAGGGCCCTAAAAATTCCTAGGGGAAATCCAGTTGAGGCAGCAAAGGTTATTGGGAAGCAACAGACGATTTTAATGGACATTGGTCTTGCGAAAAATCAACAGTCTGGAGACAATTATTTTATCAATATTGCCGCTGCAGGGACCTTGACAGAATTAACCTATAGCGTTCCGAGCCAACTCAAGACAATTTTTGGTTACCTCGCCTATGTGGTAAAGGGAGCAGAATTACTCCCACAAGTTCAGTTTACTCCTGTTCGTGTAGCCTATGACGAAGGCGTTTTTGAAGGAAAAATCTCTATGATTTTTGTCGCCTTAACCAATTCGATTGGCGGTTTTGAGCAGATTGTGCCGGATGCTAAGTTGGATGATGGTATGTTTACCTTGATTATGGTAAAGACAGGCAATCTCTTTGAGATTCTGCACTTGATTCGTCTCGTTATTGACGGAGGAAAGCATGTTGACAGCGATAAGATTGAATACATCAAGACCCGTCAGCTAACGATTGAATCCTTGGATAGCGACAATCGCATGATGTTAAATCTCGATGGTGAATATGGAGGGGATGCTCCAGTTGAGCTGATTAATCTGGCAAATCATATTGAATTTTTCGCTGATACAGACAAGGTGGCAGATGAGGCTATTACCCTTGATACAGATGAACTAAATCGAGAAGATATGACCAAACGCTTTATTGCGGAAACAGATCAATTAGATGAAAGCATATAA